The following are from one region of the Arthrobacter sp. TMP15 genome:
- a CDS encoding transposase, with protein sequence MPPGRWHDTQPGNPNPHEPPRAPKPVTRPCPESWAWAHRRLLLRAGDTLSENARARLETVFTTDDPTGKLKAAWEVKEQVRVLLRTASLEDAELAKDRLEELVQASKQPETTRVWRTICRWWKEIEVLIVTGATTGKIEANNTSIKHIKRTARGYRNPNNYTSVILLRSAARTTA encoded by the coding sequence GTGCCGCCCGGACGATGGCATGACACTCAGCCCGGGAATCCGAATCCCCACGAACCACCAAGAGCCCCCAAACCCGTCACCAGACCGTGTCCGGAGTCCTGGGCCTGGGCACACCGAAGGCTGCTTCTACGAGCTGGTGACACCCTTTCAGAGAATGCCCGGGCCCGGTTGGAGACAGTCTTCACCACGGACGATCCGACCGGGAAACTCAAAGCAGCGTGGGAAGTCAAAGAACAAGTGCGGGTCTTGTTGCGAACTGCTTCCTTAGAAGATGCCGAGCTGGCCAAAGACCGCCTCGAAGAGTTGGTGCAAGCATCGAAGCAACCGGAGACGACCAGGGTTTGGCGGACCATTTGCCGGTGGTGGAAAGAGATCGAGGTCCTCATCGTCACCGGCGCCACTACCGGAAAAATCGAAGCGAACAACACCTCTATCAAACACATCAAACGAACGGCACGTGGCTACCGCAACCCCAACAACTACACATCAGTTATTCTCTTGAGAAGTGCCGCCCGAACAACGGCATGA
- a CDS encoding heparinase II/III family protein gives MSASFERPGHPEIPYNDGEMWTDESDRARSRFMHGFIFFSDWSESIRTDTSGGLAGAAADIILEWYSRYPSRPAVNTMAYHDETTAQRLINLLNVREAALPYLTDKKILLLQGIIDDTATLLESEDFHSTGNNHGMFQDLALINYSILGTWRDNRCRNSLFNLGESRIKAYFLDCFTSEGVHRENTPTYHLMICHQLKSHRDLLELISHPDVEILTSTLNRASIFATHSVMPSGKFPPVSDTTQKSLAWYAQNLFDDPEFEYAATRGRRGSVPSDRVLVLPSSGYAIYRSSWTEKGATFAYFHAAYNADYHKHSDDLSFLLTSQGVDLLTEAGPHGYNYKDPHTLFAYGQYAHNNVVVNGKSVRRTDTHADTVHLFDNGSGKERLSVTGVTGRLHGTRHSRSVNIFEAEGETQIDLLDVIESEFGQKYELIWNLGPDVVPVVHGQGFELFHEGVKIMDALMASDIPLKISLHCGQTKPTYIGWRCPTFGVAEPNNAIVLSFGGKSAEILTKFRLKSFNYTNRGLLEVEPIWEKFQDKCSLNYSMSPATTSEGSRLLVVVFSAISGLGDFTYNYRSSLNSCPANILYILDDFGDQGAYYYSDHGDKYIYDATQNLIETKLDELGLTVDNLVTVGSSKGGTAALIHGITAGAANVFVGAPQILIGSFLEKPHPNILEFMTGGTSSKDIALLDCLVFDVANKAERFPNIHILVGERDHHYKNHVLPFVRHMAAKSQSVDLDVRPGLPHAEIGPVFGRELQKFLSTHLLEKASDENSEETGKVSSAQISSSGSNSSISLTVNSFGGEEVSFKLYLESEVVNTVPYGVFRRYSWSNLPAGRYRVRVFLRKTHDRSSRDAFTTRWVLLK, from the coding sequence ATGAGTGCGTCCTTCGAACGTCCAGGCCATCCGGAAATTCCTTATAACGATGGGGAAATGTGGACGGACGAATCTGACCGTGCTCGGTCACGTTTCATGCACGGGTTCATATTTTTTAGTGATTGGTCCGAATCAATCCGCACTGATACGTCCGGCGGCTTGGCAGGCGCAGCTGCGGATATTATTCTTGAATGGTATTCACGCTATCCATCGCGACCTGCGGTGAATACTATGGCTTACCATGACGAGACAACTGCCCAGAGATTGATAAATCTTCTAAATGTGAGAGAAGCCGCACTTCCCTACTTGACGGATAAAAAGATTCTGCTCCTGCAAGGTATTATCGATGATACTGCAACTCTACTTGAGAGCGAAGATTTTCATTCGACGGGAAATAATCATGGAATGTTTCAAGATCTCGCTCTCATCAACTATTCCATACTCGGAACATGGCGCGATAACAGATGTAGAAACTCTCTGTTTAACTTGGGCGAAAGCCGAATAAAGGCATACTTCCTGGATTGTTTTACATCGGAAGGTGTTCATCGTGAAAATACTCCTACGTATCACCTTATGATTTGCCATCAACTAAAATCGCATCGAGATCTTCTTGAACTTATTTCCCATCCAGACGTCGAAATACTAACGTCGACACTCAACAGGGCCTCAATATTTGCGACGCATAGTGTTATGCCATCGGGAAAATTTCCGCCCGTCAGCGATACTACCCAAAAGAGTTTAGCCTGGTACGCCCAGAATTTATTTGATGATCCAGAGTTCGAATATGCCGCAACACGTGGACGTCGCGGCAGTGTCCCGTCGGACAGAGTGTTAGTTCTCCCTTCATCAGGTTATGCCATATATAGGTCTTCGTGGACGGAGAAGGGAGCTACCTTTGCGTACTTCCATGCTGCATACAACGCGGATTATCATAAGCACTCTGACGACTTGTCGTTCCTCTTGACAAGCCAAGGGGTGGACTTGCTGACCGAGGCCGGGCCTCACGGCTATAACTATAAGGATCCTCATACACTATTTGCTTACGGGCAATATGCCCACAATAATGTGGTGGTTAATGGCAAAAGTGTGCGTCGTACTGACACTCATGCAGATACGGTGCATTTGTTTGACAATGGCAGTGGAAAAGAAAGGCTATCAGTGACAGGAGTCACTGGCCGTCTACATGGTACCCGGCATAGTAGAAGTGTGAATATTTTTGAGGCTGAAGGTGAAACCCAGATTGATCTATTGGACGTTATAGAGTCCGAATTTGGCCAAAAATACGAACTTATTTGGAATCTGGGTCCTGACGTCGTTCCGGTAGTACATGGTCAAGGATTTGAACTGTTTCACGAAGGCGTGAAAATTATGGATGCGCTGATGGCTTCAGACATTCCTCTAAAAATTAGTTTGCACTGTGGGCAAACAAAACCTACTTATATCGGATGGCGATGCCCAACCTTTGGGGTTGCGGAACCGAATAATGCAATAGTTCTGTCCTTCGGAGGTAAAAGCGCTGAGATTCTAACAAAGTTTCGCCTTAAGTCGTTCAATTATACTAATCGAGGGCTTCTGGAAGTTGAACCTATTTGGGAGAAGTTTCAGGATAAGTGCAGTCTGAACTATTCGATGTCGCCTGCGACGACTTCAGAAGGGTCCCGATTGCTGGTTGTCGTATTCTCAGCTATAAGCGGTTTGGGTGACTTTACGTATAACTACCGTTCTTCGCTAAATTCTTGTCCTGCAAATATACTATATATTCTTGATGACTTTGGAGATCAGGGTGCATACTACTATTCTGACCACGGTGACAAATATATTTATGATGCTACACAGAATCTTATTGAGACAAAATTGGATGAGTTGGGTCTGACCGTTGATAATCTAGTCACTGTAGGATCATCTAAGGGCGGAACCGCGGCTTTGATTCACGGAATCACAGCAGGTGCCGCTAATGTTTTCGTTGGAGCGCCACAGATACTTATAGGAAGTTTCTTGGAAAAACCGCACCCAAATATTTTAGAATTTATGACTGGTGGAACTAGCTCCAAAGATATTGCTTTATTGGATTGTTTGGTATTTGATGTGGCCAACAAGGCCGAGAGGTTTCCAAATATCCATATCCTAGTTGGCGAACGCGATCACCACTACAAGAATCACGTTCTGCCTTTTGTGCGGCATATGGCAGCCAAAAGCCAGAGTGTAGATCTTGACGTGCGCCCCGGACTGCCCCATGCTGAAATTGGTCCTGTGTTCGGACGGGAACTTCAAAAATTTCTTTCAACTCATTTGCTAGAGAAAGCTTCCGATGAGAACTCGGAGGAAACTGGCAAGGTATCTTCGGCGCAAATCAGTTCGTCTGGCAGCAACTCGTCCATTAGCCTTACAGTAAATAGTTTCGGGGGGGAAGAGGTTTCCTTTAAGCTGTATCTCGAAAGTGAAGTGGTCAATACGGTGCCCTATGGCGTCTTTCGCAGATACTCTTGGAGTAATTTACCGGCGGGTAGATATAGAGTACGTGTTTTTTTGAGAAAAACCCATGATCGCTCTTCGAGGGATGCATTTACCACTCGCTGGGTTTTATTGAAATGA
- the wecC gene encoding UDP-N-acetyl-D-mannosamine dehydrogenase: protein MLSSISKVAVIGLGYIGLPTAAILASHGVQVVGVDVNPRNVDAVNRGEVPFVEPDLGGFVAGAVSNGKLSASLLTPQAEVYIVAVPTPFLSDKTMDGKYIRAAAEGIAPKLVGGELVILESTSPPGTTKMLGEYLIELRPDLSLNPDDGKAVVHVAHCPERVLPGRIMVEMVTNDRIIGGLTAEAASRARDLYAAFCQGELLTTDAATAEMAKLVENSFRDVNIAFANELSVISDKLGIDVWELIRLANHHPRVNILQPGPGVGGHCIAVDPWFIVSAAPEEANLIRQARNTNDSKPAWVVEQAVQLAGDLSDAKIAVLGLAFKANIDDLRESPAVLITQELSRKLDSATLLVVEPHVKQLPKSLMQLENVFLTPLESALAQADVIVVLVDHEVFKAVDKSAHAKVPVVDTRGIWKS, encoded by the coding sequence ATGTTAAGTTCAATTAGTAAAGTTGCAGTCATTGGTTTGGGCTACATAGGACTGCCAACCGCGGCTATTTTGGCCAGCCATGGGGTCCAAGTTGTTGGAGTCGACGTCAACCCGAGAAATGTGGACGCTGTCAACCGAGGCGAGGTTCCGTTCGTCGAACCTGATTTAGGTGGCTTCGTCGCCGGGGCGGTCAGCAATGGAAAACTCTCGGCGTCATTGCTGACGCCTCAGGCGGAAGTATACATTGTAGCGGTGCCCACGCCCTTCCTTTCGGACAAGACTATGGATGGAAAGTACATTCGGGCTGCAGCCGAAGGTATAGCTCCAAAGCTGGTCGGTGGTGAACTGGTTATTTTGGAGTCAACATCCCCCCCGGGCACCACAAAGATGCTGGGGGAGTACTTAATCGAGCTACGGCCCGATCTGAGTCTGAACCCAGACGACGGCAAGGCAGTTGTCCATGTGGCTCACTGCCCTGAGAGAGTGCTGCCAGGGCGGATCATGGTTGAGATGGTTACCAATGACAGGATTATTGGTGGACTCACTGCTGAGGCTGCTTCGCGGGCCAGGGATCTTTATGCTGCCTTTTGTCAGGGTGAATTACTGACGACTGATGCAGCTACAGCGGAAATGGCTAAATTGGTCGAAAATTCTTTTCGTGATGTGAATATCGCTTTCGCCAATGAGCTGTCTGTTATTTCCGATAAATTGGGAATAGACGTTTGGGAACTAATACGTTTGGCTAATCACCATCCTCGGGTCAATATCCTTCAGCCGGGGCCTGGTGTTGGCGGGCACTGCATCGCAGTAGACCCATGGTTTATAGTGTCAGCAGCGCCTGAGGAAGCTAATCTGATTCGGCAGGCCCGGAACACTAATGACTCTAAACCAGCCTGGGTTGTTGAACAGGCTGTTCAGTTGGCTGGGGACCTTTCTGATGCAAAAATAGCTGTGCTGGGACTTGCATTTAAAGCCAATATTGATGATCTGCGTGAGTCACCAGCCGTATTGATAACCCAGGAACTGAGTCGGAAACTGGATTCCGCGACTCTGCTGGTCGTGGAGCCGCATGTTAAGCAGCTGCCTAAGTCACTGATGCAGTTGGAGAACGTCTTCCTCACACCTTTGGAATCAGCACTTGCACAAGCTGACGTTATCGTCGTGCTGGTCGACCATGAGGTATTCAAGGCCGTTGATAAGTCTGCACATGCAAAAGTTCCGGTAGTTGATACTCGTGGTATCTGGAAGTCGTAG
- a CDS encoding glycosyltransferase, with the protein MKHDDEEARISALQLAKRKKHGKDLDSLILKYEGALAQLKVRENEAKALKRDLTAMRRNHDQYRLISESATAEIVRLKSSLAALRNSKSIRMGRAISRPIRILRQAPRSVSSALKQNVQWKAQPGDAQLVLSGRSDNASDSNGALIRAAPSSAATEPDAQSVEVSYLALIRTFQLAPSKGNAIRVIYFDYFTCGSLKRPAAFIDTHAELLTGVSTQEQKVLDNIKGQASLLEKPPSLPPRQSNIGYLAERGRIMYCAHSTGKYNSNGYSTRTSGLTQGLQSSGEEVVVVARPGYPWDSKVDIPVPLARRCEEQIGGVTHVFNPGPSWTADRIDQYLAESTDVFVREAQRNRVSLVHAASNYVTSLPALIAARRMGVPFVYEVRGLWEITELSHRTWWGESDRYKLASAMETLVASNADVVLAITREVRAELVTRGVTEARISLLQNAVDTDIFAPMPPDSNLRDKHSIDSEAIILGYAGSLVAYEGVADIVASIGVLRGNGINAVLMIVGDGPELMNLKEQTKQLGITESVFFTGRVASSEVPAYISLFDIMPCPRRRLPVTEMVSPLKPLEAMACGKVMILGDLSPMRELAGRANERALLTTPGDVNSLVTAITTLIDDPSLLQSVGRRARLWTLRERTWRQAGTIAARAHREARLQYSSLEPGVALEQLKIAIISDQFTLEGLRPEADLIVLRPDTWHAQLSGQPIDALFVESAWDGIDGLWKQKVGFYSDEKFDELKSIIKWANEMQVPTIFWNKEDPVHFNRFRKTSKYFDHVFTTDASCISAYMDNAGESQKTVSSLPFYAQPKFHNILPSKRAYDHTVNYAGSYYGDRFAARSVELSKLLSAASSQGLSIYDRQHLNPDSPYHFPDHLSGYVRGGLDYADMVEAYKAHPVHINVNSVADSPTMFSRRVMEIAASGGAVISGQGCGVEDVFAGIVPVIRTKGDAELLIQQWMQDEESRLRDTWLTYRLVHRSHTAAHRLACALRTAGLKVLAPEPAKYGVYVTELNSEVIASLEMQTVLPTEIFFVGEASSIPQGWLATRVESNAEALTRARIQGLKWVAAMGTEPIDRTYFEDLLSAVRFGTWRVISASSKDLNLPGLGMAQLAEAEDGSTALMATDADAEGSLVLRRPSNAIPLAEAGAIGGTTARKMHILIAGHDLKFAGGIIRRLQGLGHKVSIDQWTGHSGHNETLSLELLKDADVVFCEWTLGNAVWYADNKNPNQRLVTRLHLQELSTKYLDKINYTNVESVIFVGQHIADVAIRDHGIPGSIATVIPNYVDINSLAMDKIGDVRFNLGLVGIIPERKRLDIALDVLTDLRAKDDRFKLYIKGKLPEDYPWMSDRPEEMKFYDEQFARIQKDPLLKGAVHFDGHGNDMSEWYRKIGIALSVSNFESFHLTLADGAASGAVPMSLAWSGADQIYPENWLSADSTDLAQSIRAVTSSPDNWTSVSELSKAYAMASFDQAIVLEKIVETIVGTS; encoded by the coding sequence ATGAAGCACGACGACGAAGAAGCACGGATATCAGCCCTTCAGTTGGCTAAGCGTAAGAAACATGGCAAGGACCTGGATTCACTGATTCTCAAGTATGAGGGGGCTTTGGCGCAGCTTAAAGTCAGGGAAAATGAAGCGAAAGCCCTAAAACGTGATCTGACGGCCATGAGACGCAATCACGACCAATACCGCCTTATTTCTGAGTCGGCGACCGCGGAAATTGTCAGGCTTAAGTCTTCTTTAGCAGCACTTCGTAATTCTAAAAGCATCCGTATGGGGCGGGCTATCAGCCGTCCTATACGGATCCTGAGACAGGCGCCCCGATCAGTGTCTAGCGCGCTAAAACAAAATGTTCAATGGAAAGCTCAACCCGGAGATGCTCAACTAGTGTTGAGTGGGAGAAGTGATAACGCTTCAGATAGCAATGGAGCACTTATACGTGCTGCACCATCAAGCGCGGCTACAGAGCCCGATGCCCAGTCCGTCGAAGTCAGCTACCTTGCGTTGATAAGGACATTTCAGCTCGCTCCGTCCAAGGGTAACGCAATACGGGTGATCTACTTTGACTATTTCACTTGTGGATCTTTGAAACGTCCAGCGGCATTCATAGATACTCATGCGGAGCTGCTCACTGGAGTGTCTACTCAGGAGCAAAAGGTACTTGATAATATCAAGGGTCAGGCTTCACTTCTCGAGAAACCGCCAAGCCTGCCACCGCGTCAGTCCAACATTGGATACCTCGCCGAACGCGGAAGAATAATGTACTGCGCCCACAGCACTGGCAAGTACAACAGTAATGGTTATTCCACCCGAACTTCCGGTCTGACCCAAGGACTACAATCCTCGGGTGAAGAAGTTGTCGTCGTGGCGCGCCCTGGCTATCCATGGGATTCTAAAGTAGATATCCCTGTTCCGTTAGCCCGAAGGTGCGAAGAACAGATTGGCGGTGTAACCCATGTATTTAACCCCGGTCCCAGCTGGACCGCAGATCGTATCGACCAGTATCTGGCAGAGTCCACAGACGTTTTCGTTCGCGAAGCTCAAAGAAATCGTGTCTCGCTTGTCCATGCCGCGTCCAATTACGTTACGTCGCTGCCTGCACTTATCGCTGCACGCCGAATGGGTGTCCCGTTCGTATACGAAGTTCGGGGGCTATGGGAAATTACCGAGCTATCGCATAGGACTTGGTGGGGTGAATCGGATCGATACAAACTGGCTTCAGCCATGGAGACCTTGGTGGCGTCCAATGCTGATGTGGTCTTGGCTATCACACGTGAAGTTCGTGCAGAACTTGTAACTCGGGGTGTAACTGAAGCCAGGATTTCGCTGTTACAGAACGCTGTTGACACGGATATCTTTGCGCCAATGCCGCCAGACTCCAACCTACGCGACAAACATAGCATTGATAGTGAAGCAATTATTTTGGGGTACGCGGGTAGCTTGGTGGCGTATGAAGGTGTCGCAGATATCGTTGCATCGATTGGCGTTCTTCGCGGAAATGGAATAAATGCTGTTCTCATGATCGTTGGTGACGGACCTGAGCTAATGAACTTGAAAGAGCAGACAAAGCAGCTAGGTATAACGGAAAGTGTCTTCTTTACTGGACGAGTAGCGAGTTCTGAAGTTCCTGCTTATATAAGCTTATTTGACATTATGCCTTGCCCACGGAGGAGGCTACCGGTAACTGAAATGGTCTCCCCTTTGAAGCCATTGGAGGCGATGGCCTGCGGTAAGGTTATGATCCTCGGTGATCTCTCACCTATGCGAGAACTGGCGGGAAGGGCCAACGAAAGGGCGCTGCTAACCACTCCTGGAGATGTCAACTCTTTGGTAACGGCCATAACTACCCTGATTGACGATCCGTCACTGTTGCAGTCAGTCGGACGACGTGCCCGGCTCTGGACGTTACGCGAGCGAACTTGGCGTCAAGCTGGAACCATTGCCGCTCGTGCGCATCGTGAGGCGAGGCTGCAATATAGTTCCTTAGAGCCAGGAGTGGCGCTAGAACAGCTCAAGATAGCGATCATTTCCGACCAATTCACCCTAGAGGGCCTCAGACCTGAAGCTGACCTCATAGTTCTACGGCCAGATACTTGGCATGCCCAATTATCAGGCCAGCCAATTGATGCTCTGTTTGTCGAATCGGCATGGGATGGAATCGACGGACTATGGAAACAAAAAGTCGGCTTCTACAGCGATGAAAAGTTTGATGAACTCAAGAGTATTATTAAATGGGCTAATGAAATGCAAGTTCCAACTATTTTTTGGAATAAGGAAGATCCGGTACATTTCAACCGTTTTCGTAAAACATCAAAGTACTTCGATCACGTTTTCACCACAGATGCTTCATGCATTAGCGCCTATATGGATAATGCTGGTGAGAGCCAGAAAACTGTTTCTTCACTGCCGTTCTATGCCCAGCCAAAATTCCACAATATTCTGCCGAGTAAGAGAGCATACGACCACACTGTCAACTATGCCGGCTCCTACTATGGGGATCGTTTTGCCGCTCGCTCAGTAGAACTCTCAAAGCTATTGAGTGCCGCAAGCAGCCAAGGCCTATCCATTTATGATAGGCAACATTTAAACCCTGATAGCCCATACCATTTCCCCGACCACCTATCGGGCTATGTTCGGGGCGGCCTTGACTACGCGGACATGGTGGAGGCTTACAAGGCCCACCCTGTGCACATCAACGTCAACTCGGTAGCCGATTCACCCACCATGTTCTCCAGACGAGTCATGGAGATCGCTGCATCAGGTGGTGCCGTCATCAGCGGGCAAGGCTGCGGGGTAGAAGATGTTTTTGCCGGTATAGTTCCTGTAATACGAACCAAGGGAGATGCCGAACTCCTCATACAACAATGGATGCAAGACGAAGAGTCAAGGCTGCGAGATACCTGGCTAACTTACCGGCTTGTTCATAGATCGCACACAGCGGCCCACAGGCTGGCCTGCGCACTCCGAACCGCGGGTCTGAAAGTGTTGGCACCAGAGCCAGCTAAATATGGTGTGTATGTCACGGAACTGAATTCGGAGGTAATAGCGTCACTGGAGATGCAGACAGTGCTGCCAACAGAGATCTTCTTTGTCGGTGAGGCATCTTCCATCCCACAAGGATGGCTGGCTACAAGGGTCGAGTCCAATGCCGAAGCATTAACGAGAGCACGGATACAAGGATTGAAGTGGGTGGCTGCGATGGGCACCGAACCGATAGATAGGACCTACTTTGAAGACCTCCTTTCAGCGGTTAGATTCGGCACATGGCGAGTCATCAGTGCGTCGTCGAAAGACTTGAATTTGCCAGGCTTGGGAATGGCTCAACTTGCAGAGGCCGAAGATGGCTCTACGGCGCTGATGGCCACCGACGCTGATGCCGAGGGGTCGCTGGTTCTTAGGCGTCCTAGCAACGCTATCCCGCTTGCCGAAGCTGGCGCAATCGGAGGTACAACAGCTCGTAAAATGCATATTCTTATTGCCGGACATGACCTCAAGTTCGCTGGCGGCATAATACGTCGGCTTCAGGGACTCGGACACAAGGTAAGTATCGATCAGTGGACAGGCCACAGTGGTCACAACGAGACCCTTAGTCTGGAGCTCTTAAAAGATGCAGACGTCGTCTTCTGCGAGTGGACGCTCGGCAATGCGGTATGGTATGCGGATAATAAAAATCCGAATCAACGACTCGTAACGCGTTTGCATCTGCAAGAGCTGTCAACGAAATATTTGGATAAAATTAATTACACTAACGTAGAGTCCGTGATCTTTGTTGGCCAACATATCGCCGATGTGGCCATTAGAGATCATGGAATCCCTGGGTCAATAGCCACTGTTATACCGAACTACGTGGATATAAATTCCCTTGCAATGGATAAAATTGGAGATGTACGTTTCAACCTCGGTCTCGTCGGAATAATACCCGAGAGGAAAAGGCTCGACATTGCCCTTGACGTCCTCACAGATCTGCGTGCTAAAGATGATCGCTTCAAGCTATATATAAAAGGAAAACTCCCTGAGGATTATCCCTGGATGTCCGACCGACCAGAGGAAATGAAGTTCTATGACGAACAGTTTGCTCGTATTCAAAAAGACCCTTTACTAAAAGGTGCGGTCCATTTCGATGGGCATGGCAATGATATGTCAGAATGGTACCGGAAAATCGGTATAGCTCTATCCGTTAGTAATTTCGAATCATTTCATTTGACTCTCGCTGACGGTGCCGCCTCAGGGGCTGTACCAATGAGTCTTGCATGGTCAGGTGCCGACCAAATATATCCGGAGAATTGGCTATCTGCAGATAGCACAGATCTGGCACAGTCCATTCGCGCTGTGACATCAAGTCCCGACAACTGGACGAGTGTTTCGGAACTATCAAAGGCTTATGCCATGGCCAGCTTTGATCAAGCCATAGTTCTAGAGAAAATCGTAGAAACGATTGTCGGAACTAGCTAA
- a CDS encoding transposase, whose protein sequence is MRGTGVRPGRPCSPCRTVPGLPGTGNYRPAQQRQSHLRFIAGWLLWPRNDPGRCCAAGVGRRSPGRGCYPLWRTICRWWKEIEVLIVTGATTGKVEANNTSIKHIKRTARGHRNRNNYRSVILLRSAARTMA, encoded by the coding sequence ATGCGCGGCACCGGTGTTCGCCCCGGCCGCCCATGTTCGCCATGCCGGACTGTTCCTGGCCTTCCCGGCACTGGAAACTACCGGCCTGCTCAGCAGCGCCAAAGCCACTTACGGTTCATTGCCGGATGGCTTCTATGGCCTCGAAACGATCCTGGTCGATGCTGTGCTGCGGGCGTTGGCCGGAGAAGCCCGGGCCGAGGGTGCTACCCGCTTTGGCGGACCATTTGCCGGTGGTGGAAAGAGATCGAGGTCCTCATCGTCACCGGCGCCACTACCGGAAAAGTCGAAGCGAACAACACCTCCATCAAGCACATCAAACGCACCGCCCGCGGCCACCGCAACCGAAACAACTACAGATCAGTTATTCTCTTGAGAAGTGCCGCCCGGACGATGGCATGA